The Rickettsiales bacterium genome includes a window with the following:
- the purM gene encoding phosphoribosylformylglycinamidine cyclo-ligase codes for MKYKEAGVDIDAGNELVNRIKPFAKATTRIGADCDLGGFGALFDLKRTGYKDPILVSSTDGVGTKLKIAQELGIHDTIGIDLVAMCVNDLVVQGAEPLFFLDYFATGKLEVNVATDVIKGIAEGCKQAGCALIGGETAEMPSMYKYGEYDLAGFTVGAVERENILPSKNVNVGDAVIAVASSGIHSNGYSLVRKILADNNIKFTDKVDGYGFAKSIGEELLTPTKIYVKQLLSIINQPSTINHQPIKALAHITGGGITENFPRVLPKGITAQINLNAWKFPPLFKFLQDKGNVSTEEMLRTFNCGCGMLLVVERSEANSIISKLEKQGEQAFMIGEIIKGDEVIYSK; via the coding sequence ATGAAATATAAAGAAGCAGGCGTTGATATTGACGCAGGAAATGAACTTGTAAACCGCATCAAACCTTTTGCAAAAGCAACTACACGCATCGGTGCTGATTGCGATTTGGGTGGTTTTGGGGCGTTATTTGACCTAAAAAGAACTGGCTATAAAGATCCTATTCTCGTTTCCTCAACTGATGGCGTTGGCACTAAACTAAAAATCGCTCAGGAGCTTGGAATTCACGATACAATAGGCATTGATTTAGTTGCAATGTGCGTGAATGATTTAGTAGTGCAGGGGGCGGAACCTTTGTTTTTCCTTGATTATTTCGCAACTGGTAAGCTGGAAGTTAATGTCGCAACTGATGTTATAAAAGGCATTGCAGAAGGTTGCAAGCAGGCAGGTTGTGCATTAATTGGCGGTGAAACAGCTGAAATGCCAAGTATGTATAAATATGGCGAATATGATTTAGCTGGCTTTACAGTTGGTGCGGTTGAGCGTGAAAATATCCTCCCTTCTAAAAATGTAAATGTTGGCGATGCAGTAATTGCTGTTGCTTCAAGCGGTATTCACTCAAATGGTTACTCGCTAGTTCGTAAAATTTTAGCGGATAATAACATCAAATTTACTGATAAAGTTGATGGCTACGGCTTTGCAAAATCTATTGGAGAAGAACTCCTCACCCCAACAAAAATTTATGTTAAGCAGTTGCTATCTATTATCAATCAACCATCAACCATTAACCATCAACCAATTAAAGCCCTCGCGCATATTACAGGTGGTGGAATTACTGAAAACTTCCCTCGTGTTCTGCCAAAAGGAATTACCGCGCAAATTAATTTGAACGCTTGGAAGTTCCCTCCTTTATTCAAATTCTTGCAAGATAAAGGCAATGTTTCAACCGAAGAAATGCTTCGCACCTTTAATTGTGGTTGCGGAATGTTGCTTGTAGTGGAACGCTCTGAGGCCAATTCAATCATCTCTAAACTGGAAAAACAAGGCGAACAAGCTTTTATGATTGGTGAAATTATAAAAGGCGATGAAGTTATCTATTCTAAATAG
- a CDS encoding AI-2E family transporter: MHIKQSVINWGLIFIVFALAIYLVSDILFPFVFAGVIAYFLHPIADKVEASGFSRSVSTIIAIAGFGVILAAIIFFIGPVFIDQFKKFSVKFPQIFSELEFRKGSYGHKLITKYAPDLDGKIQDFAYKFAVQIIQFIAISVQSIVTSSKAIFNFISIVIISPIVSFYLLRDWDLMVKKIDDLLPRTNLGIIRGELRKIDDTVSAYIRGQVTVCIIMAVVYSTTLSLIGLDYALAIGVMTGILTFIPYVGMSLGFILALMVSYFQFQDFDMTISVIAAFILGNLLEGYIITPKFVGEKVNLHPVWIIFALLAGGSIMGFTGVLIAIPSAAIIGVLVRSSISRYRKSSLYLGYPIMALEKPRINRGAERGGSYSERQSHSNDYDSSYDSSNNINNRNPDVFKFENDRFRDSSSSDNSKPRRGRPPKKI, translated from the coding sequence ATGCATATTAAACAATCTGTTATTAATTGGGGGCTGATTTTCATCGTATTTGCATTAGCGATTTATTTGGTTTCGGATATTCTTTTCCCTTTTGTATTCGCGGGCGTGATTGCTTATTTTCTGCACCCAATCGCTGATAAGGTAGAGGCATCTGGGTTTTCAAGGTCAGTTTCTACAATCATTGCAATTGCTGGTTTTGGCGTGATTTTAGCCGCAATAATATTTTTTATTGGCCCTGTTTTTATTGACCAATTCAAAAAATTCTCGGTTAAATTTCCACAAATTTTTAGTGAGTTAGAATTTAGAAAAGGTAGTTATGGGCATAAACTAATTACAAAATATGCCCCTGATTTAGATGGCAAAATCCAAGATTTTGCATATAAATTCGCTGTTCAAATTATTCAGTTTATTGCAATTTCAGTGCAATCTATTGTTACTTCAAGCAAGGCAATTTTTAATTTTATTTCTATAGTTATAATCAGCCCAATAGTAAGTTTTTATTTGCTTAGAGATTGGGATTTAATGGTAAAAAAAATTGATGATTTACTGCCAAGAACTAATCTTGGAATTATTAGGGGTGAGCTTAGAAAAATTGACGATACAGTTTCTGCTTATATTCGCGGCCAAGTTACGGTTTGCATTATTATGGCAGTGGTTTATAGCACAACCTTAAGCCTTATTGGGCTTGATTATGCCCTCGCAATCGGCGTGATGACTGGCATTTTGACTTTTATTCCTTATGTTGGAATGTCTTTAGGTTTCATTTTGGCTTTGATGGTTTCATATTTCCAATTTCAAGATTTTGATATGACTATTTCCGTTATTGCAGCTTTCATTCTCGGCAATTTACTTGAGGGCTATATTATTACTCCAAAATTTGTTGGTGAGAAAGTTAATCTACACCCAGTTTGGATAATTTTTGCCTTGCTTGCAGGTGGTTCAATAATGGGCTTTACTGGCGTTTTGATTGCAATTCCAAGTGCTGCTATAATTGGCGTTTTGGTTCGCTCCTCAATTTCAAGATATAGGAAAAGCAGTTTATACTTAGGTTACCCCATTATGGCACTAGAAAAACCAAGAATTAATAGGGGTGCTGAAAGAGGTGGCTCATATTCCGAAAGGCAGAGCCATAGCAATGATTACGATTCAAGCTATGATAGTTCTAATAATATAAATAATCGCAACCCTGATGTTTTCAAATTTGAGAATGACAGGTTTAGAGATTCATCTTCCTCAGATAACTCAAAACCACGCCGTGGCAGACCGCCTAAGAAGATTTAA
- a CDS encoding ribonuclease J — translation MSNKKLNKEDLVFLPLGGSNEIGMNVNLYHYNGKWIIIDLGAGFAGDDFPGADMLAPDLSFVYENKKDFLGIVLTHGHEDHLGAVGWLYEKLQLPIYATPFTAQIVENKLEQVGMKGKAKVKIINPGSRFNLGDFDLELIQITHSIPEMNGIMLRTPVGNIFHTGDWKFDPNPVVRPTTDFNKLEAIGKEGVLAMVCDSTNVFNDRFSGSEGDLEESLTKLIGEQRGTVYVSTFASNVARIETICKAAMANKRKVALAGLSLHKITKFAKNTGYLKDIEPFINDTDVKNLPRDRVLVICTGCQGEPNAALTKLANGENQYLKITAKDTVIFSSKIIPGNEKKIFAIMNKFVRLKCEVFTEKDRRVHVSGHPSSEELTRMYELVKPQIAIPVHGEPVHIHEHIKLAKRIGVPKNVEIQNGEMVRISGENPESLKHIKFGYLGVDGYMLQPKDGAVMAVRRKLRENGIIIVSFTLNQKGKLVSDIIVKSPGSVDENENQEFITYLIDGVAEIVETNAKTDEDKLIKKIRRHVKDVFDKELNKNPIVEICINRLD, via the coding sequence ATGTCTAATAAAAAATTGAATAAGGAAGATCTTGTTTTTTTACCCCTTGGTGGATCAAACGAAATAGGAATGAATGTTAACCTCTACCATTATAATGGCAAGTGGATTATTATTGATTTAGGTGCTGGCTTTGCTGGTGATGATTTTCCGGGGGCAGATATGCTCGCACCTGATTTATCTTTCGTTTATGAAAATAAAAAGGATTTCTTAGGAATAGTTTTAACGCACGGCCATGAAGATCATCTTGGTGCAGTTGGCTGGTTATATGAAAAGCTGCAATTACCAATTTACGCAACGCCTTTTACTGCTCAAATAGTTGAAAATAAGCTCGAGCAAGTTGGAATGAAAGGCAAAGCAAAGGTTAAAATTATCAATCCGGGTTCACGATTTAATCTAGGTGATTTTGATTTAGAACTTATTCAGATAACCCATTCTATCCCTGAAATGAATGGAATAATGCTTAGAACGCCAGTTGGAAATATCTTCCATACTGGTGATTGGAAGTTTGATCCAAACCCTGTTGTTCGCCCAACTACTGATTTTAACAAGCTGGAAGCAATTGGTAAAGAGGGCGTTCTGGCTATGGTTTGTGATTCCACGAATGTTTTTAATGATAGGTTTTCTGGTTCAGAGGGTGATTTGGAAGAATCTTTAACTAAGCTAATTGGTGAGCAACGCGGAACGGTTTATGTTTCAACTTTCGCAAGTAATGTTGCGAGAATTGAAACTATCTGCAAAGCCGCAATGGCTAATAAACGCAAGGTTGCACTTGCTGGTTTGAGCCTTCATAAAATTACAAAATTTGCAAAAAATACTGGTTATCTAAAAGACATTGAGCCTTTTATTAATGATACAGATGTTAAAAATTTACCTCGTGATAGAGTTCTTGTAATCTGCACTGGTTGCCAAGGTGAGCCTAATGCGGCACTAACAAAACTTGCGAATGGTGAAAATCAATATCTTAAAATTACCGCAAAAGATACGGTGATATTTTCTTCAAAAATTATCCCCGGTAATGAGAAGAAAATTTTTGCGATTATGAATAAATTTGTTCGCTTAAAATGTGAAGTTTTCACTGAAAAAGATAGAAGAGTTCACGTTTCTGGCCACCCTTCATCTGAGGAATTAACAAGAATGTATGAGCTTGTGAAACCGCAAATCGCTATCCCAGTTCACGGCGAACCAGTTCACATTCACGAACATATAAAGCTCGCAAAAAGAATTGGCGTTCCTAAAAATGTTGAAATCCAAAATGGTGAAATGGTTAGAATTTCTGGAGAAAACCCAGAGAGTTTGAAACATATCAAATTTGGTTATCTTGGCGTTGATGGCTATATGCTTCAACCTAAAGATGGTGCGGTAATGGCAGTTAGAAGAAAACTTAGAGAAAACGGAATTATAATTGTAAGTTTTACCTTAAATCAAAAAGGTAAGTTAGTTTCAGATATAATTGTAAAAAGCCCCGGTAGCGTTGATGAAAATGAAAACCAAGAGTTTATAACTTATCTAATTGATGGCGTTGCTGAAATTGTTGAAACTAACGCAAAAACTGATGAAGATAAGCTAATCAAGAAAATCCGTCGTCATGTGAAAGATGTTTTTGATAAAGAACTCAACAAAAATCCAATCGTTGAGATATGCATAAATAGGCTAGATTAA
- a CDS encoding type III pantothenate kinase, translated as MLLAIDIGNTNIVFGIFEGKKNGKFLSSFRFETRHNRTADEYFALFQPLFQKLNVKNKITKVIISSVVPQTDFEIESFCKKHLSINPTKVSEVKNKLNIEIKIDNPNELGADRLVNAISAYDLIKKSCIVIDFGTATTFDVIDENGNYIGGVIASGVNLSIKALQEATSKLPKIAIKKPNKAIGKNTIEAMQAGVYYGYLGMVERIIDEIKSENKNIKKVIATGGLASFFKSKKIDLIDENLTLKGLQIIADMV; from the coding sequence ATGTTACTCGCAATAGACATTGGCAATACAAATATTGTTTTTGGGATTTTTGAAGGTAAGAAAAATGGAAAATTTCTTTCTTCTTTTCGATTTGAAACAAGGCATAACAGAACCGCAGATGAATATTTTGCCCTATTCCAGCCTTTGTTTCAAAAATTAAATGTAAAAAATAAAATTACTAAGGTTATAATTTCTTCAGTTGTGCCTCAAACTGATTTTGAAATTGAGAGTTTTTGTAAAAAACATCTTTCTATTAATCCAACAAAAGTTTCTGAAGTAAAAAATAAACTCAATATTGAAATTAAAATTGATAACCCCAACGAGCTTGGTGCAGATAGGCTTGTTAATGCAATTTCTGCCTATGATTTAATTAAAAAATCTTGCATTGTAATTGATTTCGGCACTGCAACAACTTTTGATGTTATTGATGAAAATGGCAATTATATTGGCGGCGTGATTGCATCTGGTGTTAATTTATCAATTAAAGCTCTGCAAGAAGCCACTTCAAAATTACCAAAAATTGCTATTAAAAAACCGAATAAAGCAATCGGAAAAAACACCATAGAAGCCATGCAAGCTGGCGTTTATTATGGATACCTTGGAATGGTTGAAAGAATAATTGATGAGATAAAATCAGAGAATAAAAATATAAAAAAAGTTATTGCAACAGGCGGGCTTGCAAGTTTTTTCAAATCTAAAAAAATAGATTTAATTGATGAAAATTTAACACTAAAAGGTTTGCAAATAATTGCGGATATGGTTTAG
- a CDS encoding PQQ-binding-like beta-propeller repeat protein, which translates to MKFNLISLFLLLFLFSCSEEKSAYNVEKANQKELQVNLTDKDKFVKDFFSKLPSPSVNNFWFRNGYQPSENVYLNDLKGEYNEINIGKKAKNGFDLSSEPVIAEGKIFTLGGGGEIQARDFENPEKLYWEYLLDAKYNTSAKKNKNWRKITSMFMDADEFLGGGISYGLGLIFASSKRGEIAALDAKTGKLAWEAKLESPVRSAPIARDGKLIISTLNNKTYALDTITGETIWTHEGLAGRTNISGTPSPLIHNGKVVITYSSGEIFDLDFESGAENWSALTSSTLSNSANAIISDIVNSPLLHKSALLFITSDGRMLVLSEEDGSTIWETKNIGLVGQPWAVDNSIFVINRFGELLNFEFKTGKIIWKKLLADAEDIDDDNLVFTSPVLAADLIFIADNAGTLRAYSPKNGNLVKEYDIPEDIYLSPVIAKGRMYFISNNSDLIEMR; encoded by the coding sequence ATGAAATTTAATTTAATCTCGCTATTTTTATTGCTGTTTTTATTTTCCTGTTCAGAAGAAAAATCCGCTTATAATGTTGAGAAAGCTAACCAAAAAGAGCTTCAAGTTAACCTTACTGATAAAGATAAATTTGTTAAGGATTTCTTCTCAAAATTGCCAAGCCCTTCTGTAAATAATTTTTGGTTTAGGAATGGCTATCAGCCCTCTGAAAATGTTTATCTTAATGATTTGAAAGGGGAATATAATGAAATAAACATCGGTAAAAAAGCAAAAAATGGTTTTGATTTATCATCTGAGCCAGTAATTGCGGAAGGTAAAATCTTCACGCTTGGCGGTGGTGGAGAAATTCAAGCGAGGGATTTTGAAAATCCTGAAAAATTATATTGGGAATATTTGCTTGATGCAAAATATAATACTTCTGCAAAAAAGAACAAAAATTGGCGTAAAATAACTTCAATGTTTATGGACGCTGATGAATTTTTAGGTGGCGGAATTTCTTATGGTTTAGGGCTCATTTTCGCTTCATCTAAACGCGGGGAAATTGCAGCACTTGATGCAAAAACTGGTAAGCTTGCATGGGAAGCGAAATTGGAATCCCCAGTTCGCTCCGCACCTATTGCTAGAGATGGTAAGCTAATAATTTCAACTTTGAATAATAAAACTTACGCACTTGATACAATTACTGGTGAAACAATCTGGACGCATGAAGGTTTAGCCGGCAGGACAAATATTTCTGGCACGCCATCGCCTTTAATTCATAATGGAAAAGTTGTGATAACTTATTCTTCAGGTGAGATTTTTGATTTAGATTTTGAAAGCGGTGCAGAAAATTGGAGTGCCTTGACATCTTCAACGCTATCAAACTCAGCAAATGCAATCATTAGCGACATAGTGAACTCTCCACTTTTACATAAAAGTGCATTATTATTCATTACCAGTGATGGCAGAATGTTGGTGCTTAGTGAGGAAGATGGCTCAACAATTTGGGAAACAAAAAATATTGGTTTAGTTGGTCAACCTTGGGCAGTTGATAATTCTATTTTCGTAATAAATAGGTTTGGTGAGCTTCTGAATTTTGAATTCAAAACAGGCAAAATTATTTGGAAAAAATTACTCGCTGATGCTGAAGATATTGATGATGATAATCTAGTATTCACTTCTCCTGTTTTAGCGGCTGATTTAATTTTTATCGCTGATAATGCTGGAACTCTGAGGGCTTATTCTCCTAAAAATGGTAACTTAGTTAAAGAATATGATATACCTGAAGATATTTATCTCTCTCCAGTTATTGCGAAAGGTAGAATGTATTTCATAAGTAACAACTCTGATTTAATTGAAATGAGATAA
- a CDS encoding tetratricopeptide repeat protein has translation MTDLLKEIQSELKQEKFEKAIIQHGSKLVLIGVLAVVVTFFYSFYKKQSVISSMEAGTSFYRGFVSNKPEDYEKLFKKNNVGFSNLANLQLSGINLSKENNDAVKKDLLRIIENEKSEKAFVDLAKTNLAYIFIKENDTKNAEKLLSDLVNNSVFNNIAREMLASIFIKQGKIAEAKILLNNIIADEKALDSVKQRANVVLSIISK, from the coding sequence ATGACAGATCTACTAAAAGAAATTCAATCAGAATTGAAACAAGAAAAGTTTGAAAAAGCGATTATTCAGCATGGCTCAAAGCTAGTGTTGATAGGCGTTTTAGCGGTTGTGGTTACTTTTTTCTATTCTTTTTATAAAAAACAATCAGTAATTTCTTCAATGGAAGCTGGTACAAGTTTTTATAGAGGTTTTGTTAGCAATAAACCTGAGGATTATGAAAAACTTTTCAAAAAAAATAATGTTGGTTTTTCAAACTTAGCTAACCTACAACTTTCTGGAATCAATCTCAGCAAAGAAAATAATGATGCCGTTAAAAAAGATTTATTAAGAATTATTGAAAATGAAAAATCTGAAAAAGCCTTCGTTGATTTAGCAAAAACTAATCTCGCATATATTTTTATAAAAGAAAATGATACTAAAAACGCTGAAAAATTACTCTCTGATTTGGTTAATAATTCAGTTTTCAATAATATTGCTAGGGAAATGCTCGCTTCTATTTTTATCAAACAAGGCAAAATTGCCGAGGCTAAGATTTTATTAAATAATATAATCGCTGATGAAAAAGCCCTAGATTCAGTAAAACAAAGGGCAAATGTTGTATTATCAATAATATCTAAATAA
- the hisC gene encoding histidinol-phosphate transaminase, which produces MLKPYNNSILEIEPYIPGASVKSKKNRSIKLSSNENPFGCSDAVKEAITKHFTYLHRYPEGTSLEVRKKIGQVYNLDYNKIICGAGSDELITLICLAYAGQGAEIIYTKHGFLMYPITALSVGAKPVIADEVNLKADIDEILKKVTGKTRILFLANPNNPTGSYLSHAEILELRKKLPQNILLVLDLAYAEFVENPDYVNAKEICDEFDNVIMIRTFSKVYGIPSVRLGWAYANDKIIDVINRVRGPFNVSSVAQIAGVAALEDQDFVKKTIKHNNIWLKKLTEEFSALGYKPYPSVANFILTDFGSKDNAEKIDNFLKEEGISVRRMDAYKLPTCIRISIGTEDENLELLKSLKSFR; this is translated from the coding sequence ATGCTTAAGCCTTATAATAATTCTATTCTTGAGATTGAGCCTTATATTCCAGGGGCTTCAGTTAAAAGTAAGAAAAATAGATCAATAAAATTATCATCTAATGAAAACCCTTTTGGTTGTAGTGATGCCGTGAAAGAGGCTATCACCAAGCATTTTACCTATTTGCACAGATACCCAGAGGGAACAAGTTTAGAAGTTCGCAAAAAAATTGGGCAAGTCTATAATTTAGATTACAATAAAATAATTTGTGGTGCTGGCTCTGATGAGTTGATAACCTTAATTTGCCTAGCTTATGCAGGGCAGGGGGCAGAAATTATTTATACTAAACACGGATTTTTAATGTATCCTATAACGGCACTTTCAGTAGGTGCAAAGCCAGTTATAGCTGATGAGGTGAATCTAAAAGCTGATATTGATGAAATTTTAAAAAAAGTAACTGGTAAAACTAGAATTCTATTCCTCGCAAACCCAAATAACCCAACTGGAAGCTATCTTTCACACGCTGAAATTTTGGAATTAAGAAAAAAACTTCCACAAAATATTCTGCTTGTTTTGGATTTAGCTTACGCTGAATTTGTTGAAAATCCTGATTATGTTAATGCTAAGGAAATATGCGATGAATTTGATAATGTTATAATGATAAGAACTTTTTCAAAAGTTTATGGCATTCCATCGGTTCGGCTGGGTTGGGCTTATGCAAATGACAAAATTATTGATGTTATAAATAGAGTTCGAGGGCCTTTCAATGTTTCATCGGTGGCACAAATTGCAGGCGTTGCAGCTTTGGAAGATCAAGATTTTGTTAAAAAAACCATCAAGCATAATAATATTTGGCTTAAAAAACTTACGGAAGAATTTTCTGCGTTAGGTTATAAGCCTTACCCATCAGTTGCAAATTTTATTTTAACTGATTTTGGCTCAAAAGATAATGCAGAAAAAATTGATAATTTTCTAAAAGAGGAAGGAATTTCAGTTAGAAGAATGGACGCTTATAAACTTCCAACTTGCATAAGAATCTCAATCGGCACTGAAGATGAAAATTTAGAGTTGCTAAAATCTCTAAAGAGTTTTAGATGA